The following proteins are encoded in a genomic region of Chryseobacterium cucumeris:
- a CDS encoding ABC transporter ATP-binding protein — MIKARNIHKSYGNLEVLKGVDIHIKTGEVVSIVGESGAGKSTLLQILGTLDHPTQSGKYDTEIEIAGESFINMNDKQLSKFRNQNIGFVFQFHQLLPEFTALENVLLPTKIAGANEREAIEKAYALFEDLKIEQRLNHKPNQLSGGEAQRVAVARALINSPKIIFADEPTGNLDSKNADDLHRLFFDLRDKYNQTFVIVTHNPNLAEITDRKLVMKDGMIIE, encoded by the coding sequence ATGATTAAAGCAAGAAATATCCATAAATCTTATGGGAATTTAGAGGTACTGAAAGGAGTTGATATTCATATCAAAACAGGAGAAGTGGTTTCTATTGTAGGAGAATCGGGAGCAGGTAAATCTACACTGCTGCAGATTTTAGGAACACTGGATCATCCCACCCAGTCCGGGAAATACGATACTGAAATTGAAATAGCAGGTGAATCATTTATCAATATGAATGATAAGCAGCTTTCAAAATTCAGAAATCAGAATATCGGTTTCGTATTTCAGTTTCATCAGCTTCTTCCGGAGTTTACCGCGTTGGAAAACGTATTGCTTCCGACAAAAATAGCAGGAGCCAACGAAAGAGAAGCTATCGAAAAGGCTTATGCTTTATTTGAAGATCTGAAGATAGAGCAAAGACTGAATCATAAACCCAACCAACTTTCTGGTGGAGAAGCGCAAAGAGTAGCGGTGGCAAGGGCTTTAATCAATTCACCGAAAATCATTTTTGCAGATGAGCCTACAGGTAACCTTGATTCCAAGAATGCGGACGATCTTCACAGATTGTTTTTTGATCTTAGAGACAAATATAACCAGACTTTTGTCATTGTAACCCATAACCCTAATCTTGCAGAAATTACAGACCGTAAGCTTGTTATGAAAGATGGAATGATCATAGAATAG
- a CDS encoding NIPSNAP family protein yields the protein MSSPPPVHQLRIYEIPKENKQVFLDRFRDHALRIMKKYGFTIVSIWESEFKDKTEFVYLLEWKDEATMKTAWEGFLADQEWKEIKARTASQYGNFVNEIEDRTLKLTGFSPKKKLLK from the coding sequence ATTTCTTCGCCGCCACCTGTACATCAATTAAGAATTTATGAAATTCCCAAAGAGAACAAGCAGGTTTTTCTGGACCGTTTCAGAGATCATGCTCTGAGAATAATGAAAAAATATGGGTTTACCATTGTGTCTATCTGGGAGTCGGAATTTAAAGATAAAACAGAATTTGTTTATCTGCTTGAATGGAAAGATGAAGCCACTATGAAAACGGCCTGGGAAGGATTTTTGGCAGATCAGGAATGGAAGGAAATTAAAGCAAGAACAGCCAGCCAATATGGCAATTTTGTTAATGAAATTGAAGACAGAACGCTCAAACTTACCGGTTTTTCTCCGAAAAAAAAGCTATTGAAATAA
- a CDS encoding helix-turn-helix domain-containing protein — MKIFIKNMVCNRCIAAVENIFRNADVRISNILLGEVETENEISPEKIQIIEKELLDTGFERIMDSAHQTVEKIKNLIIVKISDLDIPEDFLLSEFLSSKFHKDYSALSKTFSQNENITLEQFFILQKIEKVKELLLYNEFNLTEIAGKLGYKSVQHLSSQFRNITGFTPTEFKKLKEHHRKALDNL, encoded by the coding sequence ATGAAAATATTCATAAAGAATATGGTCTGCAACAGATGTATTGCAGCGGTAGAAAATATTTTCCGTAATGCAGATGTAAGGATAAGCAATATCTTATTAGGTGAAGTAGAAACAGAGAATGAAATTTCACCTGAAAAAATCCAGATTATTGAAAAGGAATTGCTTGACACAGGTTTTGAAAGGATCATGGATTCTGCACATCAGACCGTAGAAAAAATCAAAAACCTCATTATTGTAAAAATAAGCGACCTTGATATCCCGGAAGACTTTCTGCTTTCAGAATTTTTAAGTTCAAAATTTCACAAGGATTACAGCGCTCTTTCAAAAACATTTTCGCAAAACGAAAATATCACATTAGAGCAGTTCTTCATTCTTCAGAAAATTGAAAAAGTAAAAGAACTTCTTTTGTACAATGAATTCAATCTTACCGAAATTGCAGGAAAACTAGGCTACAAAAGTGTTCAGCATCTTTCTTCCCAATTCCGCAATATAACCGGATTTACTCCCACAGAGTTCAAAAAACTTAAGGAACACCATCGCAAGGCTCTTGACAATCTTTAA
- the radC gene encoding RadC family protein → MAIKFLAEDDRPREKFLQKGKSSLSDSELLAIIMGSGNRDENAVELARKILNSVNNNWHQLSLLSVKDLMKFKGIGAAKAISIITALEIGKRRAVQEIPEKTVIGNSHDAYVILRNQLSDLRTEEFWAIFLNNSNKVIHVSQLTQGGISQSIVDVRTLYKAALDHFSTGIIIAHNHPSGSLKPSREDINITQKIKEAGNTLSIQLLDHIIVTQDAYFSFSDAGLL, encoded by the coding sequence ATGGCTATAAAATTTCTTGCAGAAGATGACAGACCCAGAGAAAAGTTTTTGCAGAAAGGCAAGAGCTCACTTTCGGATTCTGAGCTGTTGGCAATTATTATGGGAAGTGGAAACAGGGATGAGAATGCTGTAGAGCTTGCAAGAAAAATTCTGAATTCTGTCAATAACAACTGGCATCAGCTAAGTTTGCTATCCGTTAAAGACCTGATGAAATTCAAAGGAATTGGTGCTGCAAAAGCTATTTCAATCATTACAGCTTTAGAGATCGGAAAAAGAAGAGCTGTTCAGGAAATTCCTGAAAAAACGGTGATTGGAAACAGTCACGATGCCTATGTCATTCTCAGAAACCAGCTCTCTGACCTGAGAACAGAAGAATTCTGGGCGATTTTCCTTAACAACAGTAATAAAGTGATTCATGTTTCCCAGCTTACCCAGGGAGGAATCAGCCAGTCTATTGTAGATGTAAGAACTCTTTATAAAGCCGCACTGGATCATTTTTCAACCGGCATTATCATTGCCCACAATCACCCTTCCGGAAGCTTAAAACCAAGCCGGGAAGACATCAATATCACACAGAAAATAAAAGAAGCAGGAAATACACTAAGTATTCAGCTTTTAGACCATATTATTGTCACGCAGGATGCTTATTTTAGTTTCTCGGACGCAGGATTGTTATGA
- a CDS encoding DUF6157 family protein produces MKQHTTNYTDTLIEIAEDCPVSQAQIPPEKKTKTLANLQYEKLIKQPYQYSSDDLIFECYAIKNDLSESEKQSEREKFFSKGQPCLRCSPLAKKYGFGFHHNSEGKVALIPVESEEYQILLNDRSVAKTKAMRSKKK; encoded by the coding sequence ATGAAACAGCATACCACCAATTACACAGATACTCTTATTGAAATTGCTGAAGACTGTCCGGTTTCCCAGGCACAGATTCCTCCGGAAAAGAAAACAAAGACACTCGCCAACCTTCAATATGAGAAGCTGATAAAACAGCCTTATCAATACTCGTCCGATGATCTTATTTTTGAATGTTATGCAATTAAAAATGATCTATCAGAAAGCGAAAAACAAAGTGAAAGAGAAAAATTCTTTTCCAAAGGCCAGCCCTGCCTCCGGTGCTCTCCTCTTGCAAAAAAATACGGATTCGGATTTCATCACAATTCCGAAGGAAAAGTTGCCCTGATTCCTGTGGAGAGTGAAGAATATCAGATATTGCTAAATGACCGTTCTGTAGCAAAAACAAAAGCCATGCGTTCCAAAAAAAAATGA
- a CDS encoding DUF4153 domain-containing protein produces MKTKFQETLSRANEAIFRYPMVLVMALLASAGAICIAETDRFEITSYIKFTICACLGISLMFALKMLSQRIGKELLLHVSGVIFLIGFYCILPDRKESFTEVHAYLIAVTALLSHLLVSFIPFLERDRELRFWQYNKNLFINIFLTAVFTGVLTGGVELAILAIDKLFDFNFHDRIYRDTFFVLAIFGSSFIFLLFNDKGLNNLEKDGTYPVVLKFFTQFILIPLLLIYVTILYFYSVKIVINWQLPRGWVSYLVLAYSIVGILALLLVHPLKQENAKSWVRIFSKVFYYTILPLIALLFTAIFTRILEYGYTEPRYFVLLLALWLSSIVVYFIFNKKATIKFIPVSLFLFGVFALIFPYLNAFSVAKRSQKTELMNILKQHQLISAGKINFQKKVTDTIRTEIANKFEFLAERKQEAFLSGLLNEKDQAELSENIEKGSFYSINYSIQNKFSDVNVTVKNRAYEMNRLVLVREEKAVGIGNYQYLISFHRYSRDPQQLNNDQFELTDQLTEKSSLKLSLNDQEEVDFGPQIIKLFEENKNKTGNVKLPEIAMESDLGKYHVKLIFNEITKEKYSENDTADIYYENVYILIKLK; encoded by the coding sequence ATGAAAACAAAATTCCAGGAAACTCTAAGCCGGGCCAATGAAGCCATTTTCCGATATCCAATGGTTTTGGTAATGGCTTTATTAGCTTCTGCCGGTGCCATATGTATTGCGGAAACAGATCGCTTTGAAATCACTTCTTATATCAAATTTACCATATGTGCCTGTTTGGGAATTTCCCTGATGTTTGCATTAAAAATGCTGTCACAAAGAATCGGAAAAGAATTATTATTGCACGTATCCGGCGTTATCTTTCTCATCGGTTTTTATTGTATTCTCCCTGACAGAAAGGAAAGTTTTACAGAAGTGCATGCTTATCTTATTGCTGTTACCGCTCTTCTTTCCCATTTACTCGTATCATTTATTCCGTTTCTGGAGAGAGACAGAGAGCTCAGGTTCTGGCAGTACAACAAAAATCTTTTTATCAATATCTTTCTTACTGCCGTATTTACAGGAGTTTTGACTGGTGGCGTTGAATTGGCAATTCTGGCCATTGATAAACTTTTTGATTTTAACTTTCATGACAGAATTTACAGAGATACTTTCTTTGTTCTCGCTATTTTCGGGAGCAGTTTTATTTTCCTTTTATTTAATGATAAAGGCTTAAACAACCTTGAAAAAGATGGTACCTATCCCGTCGTTCTGAAGTTTTTCACTCAGTTTATTTTAATTCCTTTACTCCTGATCTATGTAACGATCCTTTATTTCTATTCTGTTAAAATAGTCATCAACTGGCAGCTTCCGAGAGGCTGGGTTTCTTATCTTGTTTTAGCGTACAGCATTGTGGGTATCCTTGCATTACTTCTTGTACATCCTCTGAAGCAGGAAAACGCAAAATCCTGGGTCAGGATATTCTCAAAAGTATTCTATTATACAATACTACCTTTGATTGCTCTGCTTTTCACTGCAATTTTCACCAGAATTTTAGAATATGGCTATACAGAACCAAGGTACTTTGTTCTCCTGCTTGCTTTATGGCTGTCAAGCATAGTTGTCTACTTTATTTTCAACAAAAAAGCCACCATAAAATTCATTCCTGTCAGCTTATTTTTATTTGGTGTTTTTGCATTGATTTTCCCTTACCTTAATGCTTTTAGCGTGGCTAAAAGAAGTCAGAAAACGGAATTAATGAATATCTTAAAACAACATCAGCTGATCAGTGCCGGCAAGATTAATTTCCAGAAAAAGGTTACAGATACAATCCGTACTGAAATTGCCAATAAATTTGAATTTCTGGCTGAAAGAAAACAAGAGGCATTCCTATCGGGTTTACTGAATGAAAAAGATCAGGCTGAATTGTCAGAAAATATTGAAAAAGGTTCCTTTTACAGTATCAATTACAGCATTCAGAATAAGTTTTCAGATGTGAATGTCACTGTAAAAAACAGGGCGTACGAAATGAACAGACTCGTTCTTGTTCGTGAAGAAAAGGCTGTAGGAATCGGGAATTATCAATATTTAATTTCTTTCCATCGGTATAGCAGAGATCCACAACAACTGAATAATGACCAGTTTGAGCTTACAGACCAACTGACAGAAAAATCCTCATTGAAACTCAGTTTAAATGATCAGGAAGAAGTAGATTTCGGACCACAGATCATTAAACTATTTGAGGAAAATAAAAACAAAACAGGAAACGTAAAACTTCCTGAAATTGCGATGGAATCTGACTTAGGCAAGTATCACGTTAAACTTATCTTCAATGAGATTACAAAGGAAAAATACTCTGAAAATGACACTGCCGATATTTATTACGAAAACGTTTACATTCTTATAAAATTAAAATAA
- a CDS encoding 2-oxo acid dehydrogenase subunit E2, with product MAEVITMPRLSDTMTEGKVAKWHKKVGDKVKEGDILAEIETDKAVQDFESEIEGTLLYVGVEEGSAAAVDSVLAIIGNEGEDISGLTGGAAAPAAATEEKKSEEQPKAETAAPAAAEVPAGVEIITMPRLSDTMTEGKVAKWHKNVGDTVKEGDLLAEIETDKAVQDFESEFNGVLLKQGVEEGGAAPVDSVLAIIGPAGTDVSAVGAPKAAGQSTEKPAEQKTEAKPEEKAAPAANSSSSDRVAISPLAKKMAQDKGVDISSVQGSGENGRIVKKDIENYQPAVKQAASAPAASAAPVAVSFVQGEDTETPNSQVRNIIAKRLSESKFTAPHYYLMVEINMDKAIEARKEINSLPDTKISFNDMIIKATAIALRKHPQVNSSWAGDKIIHRGNINIGVAVAIPDGLVVPVLKNTDQMTYTQISAAVKDMASRAKSKGLKANEMEGSTFSISNLGMFGIETFTSIINQPNSAILSVGAIIEKPIVKDGQIVVGNTMKLSLACDHRVVDGATGAQFLQTLRTYLESPLTLLL from the coding sequence ATGGCAGAAGTAATTACGATGCCCCGCCTGTCCGACACAATGACGGAAGGTAAGGTGGCCAAATGGCATAAAAAAGTAGGAGATAAAGTAAAAGAAGGAGATATTTTAGCTGAAATTGAAACTGATAAAGCAGTTCAGGATTTCGAATCTGAAATAGAAGGTACTCTTTTATACGTAGGTGTAGAAGAAGGATCTGCTGCTGCTGTAGACTCTGTTTTAGCTATTATCGGGAATGAAGGAGAAGATATTTCAGGATTGACAGGTGGGGCTGCTGCTCCCGCTGCTGCAACTGAAGAAAAAAAATCAGAAGAACAGCCTAAAGCAGAAACTGCTGCGCCTGCTGCTGCAGAAGTTCCGGCAGGAGTTGAAATTATTACAATGCCGAGACTTTCTGATACAATGACAGAAGGTAAGGTGGCTAAATGGCACAAAAATGTAGGTGATACAGTAAAAGAAGGAGATCTTCTTGCTGAGATCGAAACAGATAAAGCGGTACAGGATTTCGAATCTGAATTCAATGGAGTACTATTGAAGCAAGGTGTAGAAGAAGGAGGTGCTGCTCCGGTTGATTCCGTATTAGCAATCATTGGCCCTGCAGGAACAGATGTTTCCGCTGTAGGGGCTCCAAAAGCTGCGGGTCAGTCAACTGAAAAACCAGCTGAACAAAAAACAGAAGCTAAACCAGAAGAAAAAGCTGCTCCGGCTGCCAATTCTTCATCTTCTGACAGAGTGGCAATTTCTCCACTGGCTAAGAAAATGGCTCAGGATAAAGGAGTTGATATCAGCAGTGTTCAGGGATCTGGTGAAAACGGAAGAATCGTTAAAAAAGATATTGAAAACTATCAGCCAGCTGTAAAACAAGCTGCTTCAGCTCCTGCAGCAAGCGCTGCTCCTGTCGCAGTAAGCTTTGTACAGGGTGAAGATACAGAAACTCCAAACTCTCAGGTAAGAAATATTATTGCAAAACGTCTTTCTGAAAGTAAATTCACTGCCCCTCACTACTATCTGATGGTTGAGATCAATATGGATAAGGCAATTGAGGCCAGAAAAGAAATCAATTCTTTACCGGATACCAAGATCTCTTTCAATGATATGATCATTAAAGCCACTGCAATTGCTTTAAGAAAACACCCTCAGGTAAATTCAAGCTGGGCTGGTGATAAGATCATCCACAGAGGAAATATCAATATTGGTGTAGCAGTAGCTATTCCGGACGGATTGGTAGTTCCTGTATTGAAAAATACAGATCAGATGACGTATACCCAGATTTCCGCAGCTGTAAAAGATATGGCATCAAGAGCTAAGAGTAAAGGTCTTAAGGCTAATGAAATGGAAGGATCTACATTCTCTATTTCTAACTTAGGAATGTTCGGAATTGAAACATTTACAAGTATCATCAATCAGCCAAACTCTGCTATCCTTTCAGTAGGAGCGATTATCGAGAAGCCTATCGTTAAAGATGGTCAGATCGTAGTTGGAAACACCATGAAACTTTCATTGGCTTGTGACCACAGAGTGGTAGACGGTGCTACGGGTGCTCAGTTCTTACAAACTTTAAGAACCTATTTAGAAAGTCCATTAACATTGTTACTGTAA
- the pdhA gene encoding pyruvate dehydrogenase (acetyl-transferring) E1 component subunit alpha: MKEFSKEVYLKWYEDMTMWRRFEDKCRSLYLKQKIRGFLHLYNGQEAIPAGFTHAMDLTKDSMITAYRCHIHPMAMGVDPKRIMAELCGKATGTSGGMGGSMHIFSKEHRFYGGHGIVGGQIPLGAGIAFADKYFDRKAVNICFFGDGAARQGSLHETFNMAMNWKLPVVFVVENNQYAMGTSVKRTANHEDIYKLGLGYEMPCLAVDAMDPEKVAEAAYEAIERARRGDGPTFIEARTYRYRGHSMSDAEPYRSKEEVALHKNDDPIELIKHRILESGWATETELEAIDNKSRDFVEECIEFMENSPYPDAEKIYEYVYAQEDYPFLDKLEN, encoded by the coding sequence ATGAAAGAATTTTCTAAAGAGGTATACCTGAAGTGGTATGAAGATATGACAATGTGGAGAAGGTTTGAAGACAAATGCCGTTCTCTTTACCTAAAACAAAAGATCAGAGGATTTTTACATTTGTATAACGGTCAGGAAGCTATCCCTGCCGGGTTTACACATGCAATGGATCTGACAAAGGACAGTATGATTACTGCTTACAGATGTCACATTCATCCAATGGCGATGGGTGTGGATCCTAAAAGAATCATGGCAGAACTTTGTGGTAAAGCTACAGGGACATCCGGAGGTATGGGTGGATCTATGCACATTTTCAGTAAAGAACACCGTTTTTACGGAGGACATGGTATCGTTGGAGGACAAATTCCTTTAGGTGCAGGTATTGCTTTTGCTGATAAATATTTCGACAGAAAAGCTGTAAACATCTGTTTCTTTGGAGATGGTGCTGCAAGACAAGGTTCTTTACATGAAACTTTCAATATGGCAATGAACTGGAAACTTCCGGTAGTATTTGTTGTGGAAAACAACCAATATGCAATGGGAACTTCTGTAAAAAGAACTGCCAACCACGAAGATATCTATAAATTAGGTTTAGGATACGAAATGCCTTGCCTTGCTGTAGATGCAATGGATCCTGAGAAAGTAGCAGAAGCTGCTTACGAAGCTATTGAAAGAGCAAGAAGAGGAGACGGACCTACATTTATTGAAGCAAGAACTTACCGTTACAGAGGACACTCAATGTCTGATGCTGAGCCATACAGATCTAAAGAAGAAGTAGCTCTTCATAAAAATGATGACCCGATCGAATTGATAAAACATAGAATTTTAGAAAGCGGATGGGCTACAGAAACAGAATTGGAAGCTATCGATAACAAGTCCAGAGACTTTGTTGAAGAGTGTATCGAATTTATGGAAAACTCTCCGTATCCTGATGCAGAAAAAATCTATGAGTATGTATATGCTCAGGAAGACTATCCATTCCTAGACAAATTAGAAAACTAA
- a CDS encoding murein L,D-transpeptidase catalytic domain-containing protein, whose amino-acid sequence MMKHFVFLFLIVISCSKADSQQLNPLGIPQARISEIKNYIKGKEYNQELAVFINFKIPSGKYRYFIYNLKNNTIVQQAIVSHGSGSVTPKSDALKFSNIEGSYQSSLGKYAIGESYVGKFGKAYRLAGLDSTNSNAMQRAIVLHSYGCIPDTESRNPACLSLGCPMLSVNAFKETAKYIDQSKKPIILYAFY is encoded by the coding sequence ATGATGAAACACTTTGTTTTTCTTTTTTTAATAGTAATTTCCTGTTCAAAAGCTGACTCCCAGCAGTTGAATCCATTGGGTATTCCTCAGGCAAGGATTTCGGAGATTAAAAATTATATTAAAGGAAAAGAATACAATCAGGAACTGGCTGTTTTTATCAACTTTAAAATCCCTTCAGGAAAGTATCGCTATTTTATTTATAACCTGAAAAACAATACAATCGTACAGCAGGCTATAGTCTCCCATGGTTCAGGTTCAGTGACTCCAAAGTCAGATGCTTTAAAATTCAGTAATATTGAAGGATCTTACCAGTCATCCCTTGGAAAATATGCTATTGGAGAAAGCTATGTAGGAAAATTTGGTAAAGCGTATCGGCTGGCAGGTCTGGATTCTACCAACAGTAATGCTATGCAGAGAGCCATTGTTCTCCATTCGTACGGATGTATTCCGGATACTGAATCCCGGAATCCTGCATGTTTAAGTTTAGGCTGTCCTATGCTTTCGGTAAATGCTTTTAAAGAGACGGCAAAATATATTGATCAGTCGAAGAAGCCGATCATCTTATATGCATTCTATTAA
- a CDS encoding RNA recognition motif domain-containing protein: MNIFVSNINYATKEYELHDLFAEFGDVSSAKIVTDRETGRSRGFGFVEMGDEEGKQAIEALNQKEFNGKTLNVSEAKPREEKPRRSFDNNRGGGYGNNNNRGGGYGNNRGGGGNRW, encoded by the coding sequence ATGAACATTTTTGTTTCAAACATCAATTACGCAACTAAAGAGTATGAGTTGCACGATCTATTCGCAGAATTTGGAGATGTATCATCAGCTAAAATCGTTACAGACAGAGAAACTGGTCGTTCCAGAGGTTTCGGTTTCGTAGAGATGGGTGATGAAGAAGGAAAGCAAGCTATTGAAGCTCTTAACCAAAAAGAATTCAACGGAAAAACTCTAAACGTATCTGAAGCTAAACCAAGAGAAGAAAAACCAAGAAGAAGCTTCGATAACAACAGAGGTGGAGGTTATGGTAACAACAACAATAGAGGCGGAGGCTATGGTAACAACCGTGGCGGAGGCGGAAATCGTTGGTAA
- a CDS encoding phosphatase PAP2 family protein, with amino-acid sequence MEEKQSSLLHKISKVISDFFNPLVSLIIFFTYMSIREYSLKDSMLYFLPVLLMIIIPVVVWLVWNVKTGRYTNMDVSNRVQRKTLYIFIAVCVIIYLLFNYIKNGYIDLVMLFILVLLFALQISNLFIKSSMHTAFNIFVAALFFSLDWKMGLAWLGIAVLVGITRIILKRHTVKEVFMGAGIAFLVSFIYLYCNIQFQH; translated from the coding sequence ATGGAAGAAAAGCAGTCTTCATTATTACACAAAATTTCAAAAGTCATTTCTGATTTTTTTAATCCTTTGGTCTCTCTGATCATTTTCTTTACCTACATGAGCATCAGGGAATATTCTCTTAAGGATTCTATGCTGTATTTTCTGCCTGTATTATTAATGATCATTATTCCGGTTGTTGTATGGCTGGTATGGAATGTGAAAACGGGAAGATATACCAATATGGATGTCTCCAATCGTGTTCAAAGGAAAACCCTGTATATATTTATTGCAGTCTGCGTGATCATTTATCTTCTTTTCAATTATATTAAAAACGGATATATTGATCTTGTCATGCTATTTATTCTGGTGCTGCTTTTCGCCCTTCAGATCAGTAATCTTTTTATCAAAAGCTCGATGCATACAGCATTCAATATATTTGTAGCAGCATTATTTTTCTCACTCGACTGGAAAATGGGTCTTGCGTGGCTGGGAATTGCTGTTTTGGTCGGAATTACCCGTATCATTTTAAAAAGACATACCGTAAAAGAAGTATTTATGGGGGCTGGAATAGCTTTTTTGGTATCTTTTATCTATCTTTATTGCAATATTCAATTTCAACATTAG
- a CDS encoding acyl-CoA thioesterase: MNYHTRKWVKPEDLNPNHSLFGGRLLQWIDEEAALYAIIQLENTKVVTKFISEINFVSSAKQGDIIEIGIEATHFGSSSITLRCDVRNKMTHQTIITVERIVMVNLDAEGNPAPHGKTQIEFVKDRLNKSL, translated from the coding sequence ATGAACTACCATACCAGAAAATGGGTGAAGCCCGAAGATTTAAACCCCAACCATTCACTTTTCGGAGGAAGACTTCTTCAATGGATTGACGAAGAAGCGGCATTGTATGCTATTATCCAATTGGAAAACACAAAAGTAGTAACCAAATTTATCTCTGAAATCAACTTCGTGAGCTCCGCCAAACAGGGAGATATTATAGAAATAGGAATTGAAGCTACTCATTTCGGTTCTTCTTCTATTACTTTGAGATGTGATGTGAGAAACAAAATGACTCATCAGACGATTATTACTGTAGAAAGAATTGTTATGGTCAACCTTGATGCGGAAGGTAATCCTGCTCCTCATGGCAAGACCCAGATTGAATTCGTAAAAGACAGGTTAAACAAAAGCTTATGA
- a CDS encoding BlaI/MecI/CopY family transcriptional regulator: MKINHLTAAEENFMKLFWKMESFYLKDVMEQHPEPKPHQNTVSTYLKILVEKGYLSTVKEGRIFKYSVLVPLEEYKKFLLKELSHNFFNHSGKEILELLLSEKLISQEDMKGYFDLKIEIKPAKIEEPKFEVAEEILNPKKEKKTKGKEKEKDKDKKKKKKKD; the protein is encoded by the coding sequence ATGAAAATAAATCATCTTACTGCCGCAGAAGAAAACTTTATGAAGCTGTTTTGGAAAATGGAATCTTTCTATCTGAAGGACGTTATGGAGCAGCATCCGGAACCGAAACCACACCAGAATACGGTTTCCACTTATTTGAAAATATTAGTTGAAAAAGGCTATCTGTCTACTGTAAAAGAAGGAAGAATCTTCAAATACAGCGTGCTTGTTCCTTTAGAAGAGTATAAAAAATTCCTGTTAAAAGAGCTTTCGCATAACTTTTTTAATCATTCAGGGAAAGAAATTCTAGAGCTTTTATTAAGTGAAAAATTAATTTCCCAGGAAGATATGAAAGGCTATTTTGATCTTAAAATCGAAATAAAGCCGGCAAAAATTGAAGAACCTAAGTTCGAAGTAGCTGAAGAAATCCTGAATCCCAAAAAAGAAAAGAAAACCAAAGGAAAGGAAAAAGAGAAAGACAAGGACAAAAAGAAGAAAAAGAAAAAAGATTAA